A DNA window from Budorcas taxicolor isolate Tak-1 chromosome 14, Takin1.1, whole genome shotgun sequence contains the following coding sequences:
- the C14H8orf90 gene encoding LOW QUALITY PROTEIN: uncharacterized protein C8orf90 homolog (The sequence of the model RefSeq protein was modified relative to this genomic sequence to represent the inferred CDS: deleted 1 base in 1 codon), whose protein sequence is MASPCSGDPSPAGLPPCPVATPGETRGGGPAAPQEPPFPDIYGGDAQLWEAHFRGIGRAYRALGKEDDFAIRVLTEDFTLPFPFAWPPGPDPARGPLFYDPHDRTGFDFLLRGPGALPPALLRPLHSTAQAALRKRRLEQLALSYAHRAPAPGPAWCCWRPCPPPQAAPSRGPRAPPPAGAPPGWASAAPSLSIKCAELLLLPPRGYLPDTPGRTSGARQIPGGRVRGGVGCPLCPKWIMNQGGKSDSQDGLARCGLCSAWNDNEEGRVEAGGSQPDEELPAQVRAALALAPERGRGLAERLPAVPGKPSCRDKTLIESFLPLPHDPRLRRQCLLHRPASRRHLQQA, encoded by the exons ATGGCTTCCCCCTGTTCCGGGGACCCCAGCCCGGCAGGTCTACCCCCGTGTCCTGTAGCCACTCCAGGTGAGACACGCGGAGGGG GCCCCGCCGCGCCCCAGGAGCCCCCGTTCCCGGACATCTACGGCGGGGACGCGCAGCTGTGGGAGGCGCACTTCCGCGGCATCGGGCGCGCCTATCGCGCTCTGGGCAAGGAGGACGACTTCGCCATCCGCGTGCTCACCGAGGACTTCACGCTGCCCTTCCCGTTCGCTTGGCCGCCGGGGCCCGACCCGGCCCGTGGGCCGCTGTTCTACGACCCGCACGACCGCACGGGCTTCGACTTCCTGCTGCGGGGCCCTGGCGCGCTGCCCCCCGCGCTGCTGCGGCCCCTGCACAGCACGGCGCAGGCGGCGCTGCGCAAGCGGCGCCTGGAGCAGCTGGCGCTGAGCTACGCGCAC CGGGCGCCGGCCCCCGGCCCGGCCTGGTGCTGCTGGCGCCCGTGCCCGCCGCCGCAGGCAGCGCCTTCCCGGGGCCCGAGGGCGCCTCCCCCTGCGGGGGCGCCCCCCGGCTGGGCTAGCGCGGCCCCGAGCTTGTCAATAAAGTGTGCAGAGCTTCTGCTTCTCCCGCCCCGAGGCTATTTGCCAGACACACCTGGGCGGACATCTGGTGCCAGGCAGATCCCCGGGGGCCGGGTCCGCGGTGGTGTGGGATGTCCACTTTGTCCCAAGTGGATAATGAATCAAGGCGGGAAGTCGGACAGCCAGGATGGGCTGGCCAG ATGCGGCCTGTGCTCAGCCTGGAATGACAATGAAGAGGGCCGGGTGGAGGCTGGCGGGAGCCAGCCTGATGAAGAGCTCCCAGCCCAGGTCAGGGCCGCCTTGGCCCTGGCTCCGGAGCGGGGCCGTGGGCTGGCCGAGCGGCTCCCTGCGGTCCCTGGT AAGCCTTCCTGCCGGGACAAGACCCTCATAGagtccttccttcctctgccccaTGACCCGCGGCTCCGGAGACAGTGCCTCCTCCACCGTCCTGCGTCCCGGAGGCACCTGCAGCAAGCATGA